In Dermochelys coriacea isolate rDerCor1 chromosome 10, rDerCor1.pri.v4, whole genome shotgun sequence, one DNA window encodes the following:
- the MED9 gene encoding mediator of RNA polymerase II transcription subunit 9 — MATGGAGVGVRPAEEQPPPAPLQAPQPPEQQGEQKPPLQPPPSQQQGQEDFSFLPLVHDIIKCMDKDSQDVHQVLNELKTKFQEVRKMIGAMPGIGVSPEQQQQQLCSLREQVRTKNELLQKYKSLCMFEIPKE; from the exons ATGGCTACCGGCGGGGCCGGTGTGGGGGTGCGGCCGGCGGAGGAGCAGCCGCCTCCGGCCCCGCTCCAAGCCCCACAGCCCccggagcagcagggagagcagaAGCCCCCACTCCAGCCGCCGCCGtcccagcagcagggccaggagGATTTCTCCTTCCTGCCCCTGGTCCATGATATCATCAAATG catggACAAGGACAGCCAGGATGTCCACCAGGTGCTGAACGAACTCAAGACCAAATTCCAGGAGGTGAGAAAGATGATCGGCGCCATGCCCGGCATCGGCGTGAGCCccgagcagcagcaacagcaactGTGCAGCCTGAGGGAGCAAGTCAGGACCAAGAACGAACTGCTGCAGAAATACAAGAGCCTTTGCATGTTTGAAATTCCCAAGGAGTAG